A portion of the Glycine max cultivar Williams 82 chromosome 10, Glycine_max_v4.0, whole genome shotgun sequence genome contains these proteins:
- the LOC100783466 gene encoding LOW QUALITY PROTEIN: 50S ribosomal protein L24-like (The sequence of the model RefSeq protein was modified relative to this genomic sequence to represent the inferred CDS: inserted 2 bases in 1 codon; deleted 1 base in 1 codon), which produces MGWKAAEKLIRRWKILRGDNVMITRGKDKGETGIIKRVICSQNRVIVEGKNLVKKHIKQGQGHKGGIFTVEDPLHASNVQVLNPVTGKPCKVGVKYLEDGTKVXVSRGIGASGFIVPRPKILKIRTTPRPTVLGPKDTPMNLVLEKTYDAKTGRGMPEL; this is translated from the exons ATGGGTTGGAAAGCAGCTGAGAAACTCATTAGGCGCTGGAAAATTCTAAGAGGGGATAAT GTTATGATAACAAGGGGCAAAGATAAGGGTGAGACCGGGATTATAAAGCGTGTCATTTGCTCTCAAAATCGTGTCATTGTAGAGGGTAAAAATCTG GTAAAGAAGCATATCAAGCAAGGGCAAGGTCATAAAGGGGGAATCTTTACAGTGGAAGACCCACTGCATGCCTCCAATGTGCAAGTTCTTAACCCAGTGACAGG CAAGCCTTGCAAGGTTGGAGTT AAATATCTTGAAGATGGTACTAAAGT AGTGTCCAGAGGAATAGGAGCATCAGGGTTCATAGTCCCTCGTCCCAAGATCTTAAAGATAAGAACTACCCCAAGACCTACAGTCC TTGGTCCTAAAGATACTCCTATGAATCTTGTGCTAGAGAAGACTTACGATGCTAAAACAGGACGGGGCATGCCTGAACTTTAA
- the LOC100809817 gene encoding non-specific lipid transfer protein GPI-anchored 16, with the protein MGHLSSNSQMTLILLLALAIFTSLNLVTAQVITTPCMTSMINTITPCANFITGSINNGLTPSATCCDSFLSLITTSVDCACLLVSANVPLQIPVNRVLALFLPQACNVGQMPALCKASASPLPAPGPALLGSNDQTPPPIAFSPLSPQVSNTIFEVEAPKSEILQPALAPASVESTPMKQKHPRKVQELDKYF; encoded by the exons ATGGGACACCTCAGCTCTAATTCTCAAATGACACTCATATTATTATTAGCCCTTGCAATTTTCACTTCACTAAATTTGGTCACAGCACAGGTTATTACCACGCCCTGCATGACCTCTATGATTAACACTATCACCCCTTGTGCCAACTTCATCACTGGAAGCATTAACAATGGTTTAACTCCATCAGCTACGTGCTGTGATTCATTTCTGTCTTTGATAACCACTAGCGTGGATTGTGCTTGCCTTCTAGTATCAGCTAATGTTCCATTGCAAATACCCGTTAACAGAGTTCTTGCCCTCTTCCTTCCACAGGCATGCAACGTGGGTCAAATGCCTGCACTGTGCAAAG CCTCTGCTTCTCCTTTACCGGCTCCAg GCCCAGCTCTACTTGGATCAAATGACCAAACTCCTCCGCCTATTGCTTTTTCTCCTTTAAGCCCACAAG TTTCTAACACCATTTTCGAAGTTGAAGCTCCGAAATCTGAGATTCTGCAACCAGCATTGGCACCAGCATCAGTAGAATCTACACCAATGAAGCAGAAGCACCCACGAAAAGTTCAGGAATTAGACAAGTACTTTTGA
- the LOC100797409 gene encoding type I inositol polyphosphate 5-phosphatase 4 has product MRDDNSKKSKLSWPKTLVKKWFNIKSKNEDFQADDVLYAGVNQEWRNCSQREEDTIKRSKTERAKRRHSDRMRRGRIDRDAAPVTDVHNYRIFAATWNVAGKSPPSYLSLEDWLHSSPPADIYVLGFQEIVPLNAGNVLGTEDNGPARKWLSLIRKTLNSLPGTSGECHTTSPLPDPIVELDADFEGSMRQKTTSFFHRRSFQSLSHSMRMDNDMSLPQACLDRRLSVCDRMMFGHRPSDYDPCYRWASSDDENGPGDSPVVTHYSPMTYRGCFSMEDRFRQTGQSRYCLVASKQMVGIFLTVWVKSDIRDDVHNMKVSCVGRGLMGYLGNKGSISISMSLHQTSFCFICSHLTSGQKEGDELRRNSDVMEILRKTRFPRVQDMGDESSPQTILDHDRIIWLGDLNYRIALSYRAAKALVEMHNWKVLLENDQLHIERRQGRVFEGWNEGKIYFPPTYKYSNNSDRYAGDERQSKQKRRTPAWCDRILWYGRGLRQLSYVRGESRFSDHRPVYSMFLAEVESVSRNRIKKCSSCSSSRIEVEELLPHSHGYSYTDLSFF; this is encoded by the exons ATGAGAGATGACAACTCGAAGAAAAGCAAG CTTTCATGGCCCAAAACGTTGGTCAAGAAGTGGTTCAACATTAAAAGCAAAAACGAGGACTTTCAGGCAGATGATGTCCTCTACGCAG GTGTCAATCAAGAGTGGAGGAACTGCTCACAGAGGGAGGAAGACACTATCAAGAGAAGCAAAACAG AGAGAGCAAAGAGGAGACACTCAGATAGAATGCGGCGAGGTAGAATTGACCGTGATGCAGCTCCGGTTACAGATGTGCATAACTATAG AATCTTTGCTGCCACTTGGAATGTAGCTGGAAAATCTCCTCCAAGTTATTTGAGTCTGGAAGATTGGCTTCACTCTTCTCCTCCTGCTGATATCTATGTTCTTGG GTTTCAAGAAATTGTACCTCTCAATGCTGGCAATGTTTTGGGCACAGAAGATAATGGCCCTGCCAGAAAGTGGCTATCTCTTATTAGGAAGACCCTAAACAGTCTTCCTGGAACAAGCGGTGAATGCCACACTACTTCACCGCTCCCTGACCCTATTGTAGAGTTAGATGCTGATTTTGAGGGATCAATGAGGCAGAAGACGACCTCTTTCTTCCATCGCCGGTCATTCCAATCCTTGAGTCATAGTATGAGAATGGACAATGACATGTCACTACCACAAGCATGCCTTGATCGTCGTCTCAGCGTATGTGATAGAATGATGTTTGGTCACAGGCCAAGTGACTATGACCCCTGTTATAGATGGGCTTCCTCGGATGATGAAAATGGCCCTGGTGACTCCCCAGTTGTAACACATTATTCACCAATGACATATAGAGGTTGCTTCTCTATGGAGGATAGATTTAGACAGACAGGACAGTCAAGATACTGTTTGGTTGCTAGTAAGCAAATGGTTGGAATATTTCTAACAGTTTGGGTGAAAAGTGATATAAGAGATGATGTTCACAATATGAAAGTGTCTTGTGTTGGCAGAGGATTAATGGGATatcttggaaacaag GGTTCAATATCAATTAGCATGTCTTTGCACCAAACAAGCTTTTGCTTCATCTGTAGTCATTTGACTTCTGGACAAAAGGAAGGTGATGAACTAAGGAGGAATTCAGATGTAATGGAGATTCTCAGAAAGACAAGGTTTCCCCGAGTTCAAGACATGGGAGATGAGAGTTCTCCTCAGACAATTCTGGATCATGA TCGAATAATTTGGCTGGGGGATTTAAATTACCGGATAGCCCTTTCTTACCGTGCAGCAAAGGCTCTTGTTGAGATGCATAATTGGAAGGTTCTGTTGGAGAATGACCAG CTACATATAGAGCGGAGACAAGGTCGAGTCTTTGAAGGATGGAATGAGGGGAAAATATATTTCCCTCCCACATACAAGTATTCAAACAATTCAGATAGATATGCAGGCGATGAAAGACagtcaaaacaaaagagaagaaCTCCAGCATG GTGTGATCGTATCTTGTGGTATGGAAGAGGCCTCCGCCAATTATCGTACGTTCGTGGGGAGTCAAGATTCTCAGATCATAGACCAGTTTATAGCATGTTTCTGGCAGAAGTTGAGTCTGTTAGCCGTAACCGAATCAAAAAATGCTCTAGCTGCTCCAGTTCAAGGATTGAAGTGGAAGAGTTGTTGCCTCATTCACACGGTTACAGTTACACTGATTTGAGTTTCTTCTGA
- the LOC100787186 gene encoding sucrose-binding protein precursor — protein MAMRTKLSLAIFFFFLLALFSNLAFGKCKETEVEEEDPELVTCKHQCQQPQQYTEGDKRVCLQRCDRYHRMKQEREKQIQEETREKKEEESREREEEQQEQHEEQDENPYIFEEDKDFETRVETEGGRIRVLKKFTEKSKLLQGIENFRLAILEARAHTFVSPRHFDSEVVFFNIKGRAVLGLVSESETEKITLEPGDMIHIPAGTPLYIVNRDENDKLFLAMLHIPVSVSTPGKFEEFFGPGGRDPESVLSAFSWNVLQAALQTPKGKLEKLFDQQNEGSIFAISREQVRALAPTKKSSWWPFGGESKPQFNIFSKRPTISNGYGRLTEVGPDDDEKSWLQRLNLMLTFTNITQRSMSTIHYNSHATKIALVIDGRGHLQISCPHMSSRSSHSKHDKSSPSYHRISSDLKPGMVFVVPPGHPFVTIASNKENLLMICFEVNARDNKKFTFAGKDNIVSSLDNVAKELAFNYPSEMVNGVFDRKESFFFPFELPREERGRRADA, from the exons ATGGCGATGAGAACCAAACTTTCTTTagctatctttttcttttttcttttagcctTATTTTCAAACCTAGCCTTTGGCAAATGTAAAGAAACCGAGGTAGAAGAAGAAGACCCTGAGCTCGTAACATGCAAACACCAATGCCAACAGCCACAGCAATACACTGAGGGTGACAAGCGGGTATGCTTGCAAAGATGTGACAGGTATCATCGTATGAAGCAAGAGCGAGAGAAACAAATCCAAGAGGAAACTCGTGAGAAGAAAGAGGAGGAAAGCCGTGAAAGGGAAGAAGAACAACAAGAGCAGCATGAGGAACAAGATGAAAATCCCTACATTTTTGAGGAAGATAAGGATTTTGAGACCAGAGTCGAAACTGAAGGTGGCAGAATTCGGGTTCTCAAGAAGTTCACTGAAAAATCCAAGCTTCTTCAGGGCATTGAGAACTTCCGTTTGGCCATTTTGGAAGCTAGAGCACACACGTTCGTGTCTCCTCGCCACTTTGATTCCGAGGTTGTTTTTTTCAACATCAAGG GGCGAGCCGTACTTGGGTTGGTGAGTGAAAGTGAAACAGAAAAAATCACCCTTGAACCTGGGGACATGATACACATACCAGCTGGCACCCCACTGTACATCGTTAACAGAGATGAGAATGATAAGCTCTTCCTTGCCATGCTCCATATACCTGTCTCTGTCTCTACTCCTGGAAAATTTGAG GAATTTTTCGGGCCTGGAGGACGAGACCCAGAATCGGTCCTCTCAGCATTCAGCTGGAATGTGCTGCAAGCTGCGCTCCAA ACCCCAAAAGGAAAGTTAGAAAAGCTTTTTGATCAACAGAACGAGGGAAGTATTTTCGCAATAAGCAGAGAACAGGTGCGTGCGTTGGCCCCTACCAAGAAAAGCTCTTGGTGGCCATTCGGTGGCGAATCCAAGCCTCAATTCAATATTTTCAGCAAGCGTCCCACTATCTCCAACGGATATGGTCGTTTAACTGAAGTTGGTCCTGACGATGATGAAAAGAGTTGGCTTCAAAGACTCAATCTCATGCTTACCTTTACCAACATCACCCAG AGATCTATGAGTACTATTCACTACAACTCACATGCAACGAAGATAGCACTGGTGATCGATGGCAGAGGGCATCTTcaaatatcatgtccacacatGTCATCAAGGTCGTCACACTCGAAGCATGATAAGAGTAGCCCTTCATACCATAGAATCAGTTCCGATTTGAAGCCTGGAATGGTGTTTGTTGTCCCTCCCGGTCATCCCTTCGTCACCATAGCTTCCAATAAAGAGAATCTCCTCATGATTTGCTTCGAGGTTAACGCTCGAGACAACAAGAAGTTTACATTTGCAG GGAAGGACAACATTGTGAGTTCTCTGGACAACGTTGCTAAGGAGCTTGCCTTTAACTATCCTTCTGAGATGGTGAACGGAGTATTCGACCGAAAGGAGagtttctttttcccttttgagTTGCCGAGAGAGGAGCGTGGTCGTCGCGCTGATGCGTGA